A window of the Henckelia pumila isolate YLH828 chromosome 3, ASM3356847v2, whole genome shotgun sequence genome harbors these coding sequences:
- the LOC140892747 gene encoding gibberellin 2-beta-dioxygenase 6-like — MTNPRSLDSYPPFVVESHEVDHRANHAKTQPEPDSEHEPSSESLPFVDLLISKPERIAESSREWGMFRLVNHGVESKLLSKILECATKFFSLSFESKQAEFVGPIQYFWGSPAISLAGNATQASPRAQNLHWLEGFNAPMEKITRFKYEDPLLESFRALLEEYGKQQSLVAEKIFKTMAEDLNFSPTKSKSYLSLASGLLRVYRYPWCPLSELQWGIDEHTDSSVLSILHQDQVGGLQVRKGSKWLDVKPSPDTLVVNVGDLMQAMSNDKYMSVKHRVKVNKERDRISIGYFVFSTEDALIESSNYRPFTYADFQADRELDFKTVGAKIGLPRYQISPENHQSCN; from the exons ATGACCAATCCGCGGAGCCTCGACTCCTACCCGCCTTTTGTCGTGGAGAGCCACGAAGTCGACCATCGCGCGAACCACGCCAAAACCCAGCCTGAACCAGATTCTGAACATGAACCGAGCTCAGAATCACTGCCTTTCGTGGATTTGCTGATCAGTAAGCCCGAAAGAATCGCCGAATCTTCCAGGGAATGGGGCATGTTCCGGCTGGTCAACCATGGAGTGGAGTCCAAGTTGTTGAGCAAGATTCTCGAGTGTGCTACTAAGTTTTTCTCACTCAGTTTCGAGTCCAAACAAGCCGAATTCGTAGGCCCGATACAGTACTTCTGGGGCAGCCCCGCCATAAGCTTGGCCGGAAACGCTACGCAAGCGAGCCCTCGCGCTCAAAACCTCCACTGGTTGGAGGGTTTCAATGCTCCTATGGAGAAGATCACTCGGTTCAAGTATGAGGATCCATTGCTCGAGTCTTTCAG GGCTTTATTAGAGGAATATGGAAAGCAGCAGTCTTTGGTGGCAgagaaaatattcaaaaccatGGCCGAGGACCTCAACTTTTCTCCAACAAAATCCAAGTCCTATTTGTCGTTGGCCTCGGGACTTTTACGTGTGTATCGATACCCTTGGTGTCCCCTGTCGGAGCTGCAGTGGGGCATCGACGAACACACCGACAGCTCGGTCCTTTCGATACTGCATCAAGATCAAGTGGGAGGGCTTCAAGTTCGCAAGGGGAGTAAATGGCTCGACGTGAAACCTAGTCCAGACACACTTGTTGTCAATGTAGGAGACCTGATGCAG GCAATGAGTAACGACAAGTATATGAGCGTGAAGCACAGAGTGAAGGTGAACAAGGAAAGAGACCGGATTTCGATCGGGTATTTCGTCTTTTCGACCGAAGATGCGTTGATTGAGAGCTCGAACTACAGGCCATTTACTTATGCAGATTTTCAAGCAGATAGGGAGTTGGATTTTAAGACAGTGGGGGCCAAAATTGGCCTTCCCCGGTATCAGATCTCCCCCGAAAATCACCAATCTTGTAATTGA